In Capillimicrobium parvum, a genomic segment contains:
- a CDS encoding DUF4267 domain-containing protein, giving the protein MHLAALSVGLIACIAIIVLGARFILQPRQATLDFGIAADNFRGLTEIKGARDITSGVVPLVAWASAGRTTLGWVLVAAAITPTADALIVLTNGGKLAKAFGCPRGHRGTARRCGPRPRADMNDPADDRMTHGRHSLVRRQGAR; this is encoded by the coding sequence ATGCATCTCGCCGCGCTATCAGTCGGACTCATCGCATGTATCGCGATCATCGTCCTCGGCGCTCGCTTCATCCTTCAGCCCCGGCAGGCGACCCTCGACTTCGGTATCGCCGCAGACAATTTCCGCGGTCTGACCGAGATCAAGGGGGCCCGCGACATCACCTCCGGGGTGGTGCCGCTCGTGGCCTGGGCGTCCGCGGGTCGCACGACGCTCGGCTGGGTGCTCGTCGCCGCGGCGATCACCCCGACCGCGGACGCGCTGATCGTCCTCACGAACGGCGGGAAGCTCGCAAAGGCATTTGGGTGTCCACGGGGTCACCGCGGCACTGCTCGTCGCTGCGGGCCTCGTCCTCGCGCTGACATGAACGACCCAGCCGATGATCGGATGACGCATGGACGGCACTCGCTTGTTCGGCGACAAGGAGCCCGTTGA
- a CDS encoding TetR/AcrR family transcriptional regulator: MPPTDRGRGRPPRSFENIVSVAADLVDEFGVDGVNMRLLAERLETGTATLYRHVTGKDELMVYVLDSRMGEIVGAYDAEAARPRTWREALERIAFAYRGFLIAHPNVLPLLVGRLPVGPHALTIRERSLAALTERGFSQELAARAFTTLLQYVVGSAVTQAGSPAPDEAAAIRHYYRSLDVAVYPHVAAAAEALTHTPREAGFVEGLEIVLDGIDRTRRRSAR, translated from the coding sequence GTGCCGCCGACTGATCGTGGGCGAGGCCGCCCGCCCCGCAGCTTCGAGAACATCGTCTCCGTCGCCGCCGACCTTGTCGACGAGTTCGGAGTCGACGGCGTGAACATGCGTCTGCTGGCCGAACGGCTGGAGACCGGCACGGCCACCCTCTACCGCCATGTCACCGGCAAGGACGAGCTGATGGTCTACGTGCTCGACTCGCGGATGGGCGAGATCGTGGGCGCCTACGACGCGGAGGCGGCTCGCCCGCGAACCTGGCGGGAGGCGCTTGAGCGGATCGCCTTCGCGTATCGCGGGTTCCTCATCGCCCATCCCAACGTGCTTCCGCTCCTCGTCGGCCGGCTGCCGGTCGGGCCGCACGCACTGACCATCCGGGAGCGCAGCCTCGCCGCGCTCACCGAGCGCGGCTTCTCCCAGGAGCTGGCTGCTCGGGCGTTCACCACGCTCCTGCAATACGTCGTCGGCTCTGCCGTGACGCAGGCCGGCTCTCCCGCTCCCGACGAGGCGGCCGCCATCCGGCACTATTACCGCTCTCTGGACGTGGCCGTGTATCCGCACGTCGCAGCGGCGGCCGAGGCGCTCACGCACACCCCGCGCGAGGCGGGATTCGTCGAGGGCCTGGAGATCGTGCTCGATGGCATCGATCGCACCCGCCGGCGCAGCGCGCGTTAG